The following are encoded together in the Blautia obeum ATCC 29174 genome:
- a CDS encoding flippase: MSNSKKIAQTSIKKNYIYNTIYQVLSLITPLITAPYISRVLGSSGVGIYSYTNSIVTYFTLFAALGTASYGQREIAMHRNDSKASSKLFWEIEFLSITTTAVSLIIWLIWICVSTQYTAVYGVLTLSVLAVAFDISWYFGGFEKFKYIVIRNTVVKITGIALLFLFVKKETDILLYVCIMAATGLIGNISMWTYLPKLLSKVDFKTLHPFKVHLKQTFLYFIPTIATSVYTVLDKTMIGAITNSEELNGYYEQATKIIRMVESLLFSLNTVMVSRQSYLFAEGKTDEIKEKIDKSFEFLFALAVPFMFGIWGVAENFVPWFFGNGYKPVVMLLYLMSPLPLVICISNIMGSQYLTPSGQRARSSKGIIVGAITNFILNLILIHKFGANGATIASLAAECVISVVYVHMSKEFINWHQIWNALYKKLIAGFVMFLGVLFLGKGYQGNIIISMVQVVLGAVIYGIMLIVLKDKVIYDAFRTIKRRE; encoded by the coding sequence ATGTCAAATAGTAAAAAAATAGCACAGACAAGTATAAAAAAGAACTATATATATAATACAATATATCAGGTGCTTTCATTAATAACGCCATTGATCACAGCTCCATACATATCTAGAGTTTTAGGATCAAGTGGTGTTGGGATTTATAGTTATACAAACTCAATCGTGACATATTTTACATTATTTGCAGCTTTGGGAACAGCTTCCTATGGGCAGCGAGAAATAGCAATGCACCGGAATGATTCGAAAGCATCGTCTAAGTTATTTTGGGAGATTGAATTTCTATCAATTACAACAACAGCGGTTTCTTTAATAATTTGGCTGATTTGGATTTGCGTATCAACACAGTATACAGCTGTTTATGGCGTGCTAACATTATCAGTTTTAGCGGTTGCCTTTGATATATCTTGGTATTTTGGTGGGTTTGAAAAGTTCAAGTATATTGTTATTCGAAATACAGTGGTAAAGATTACAGGAATTGCATTACTTTTTCTATTTGTAAAAAAGGAGACAGATATCCTTTTATATGTATGTATTATGGCGGCAACAGGATTAATCGGTAATATTTCGATGTGGACTTATCTGCCAAAATTGTTGTCCAAAGTAGATTTTAAGACACTTCACCCATTTAAAGTGCATTTAAAACAGACTTTCTTATACTTTATACCTACTATTGCGACATCGGTATACACTGTTCTGGATAAAACAATGATTGGTGCAATTACAAATTCAGAAGAACTGAATGGATATTATGAACAGGCAACGAAAATTATTCGTATGGTAGAGAGTCTGCTTTTTTCGTTGAATACGGTAATGGTTTCGAGACAGTCTTATCTTTTTGCAGAGGGAAAGACTGATGAAATTAAGGAAAAAATTGATAAGAGTTTTGAATTCCTTTTTGCACTTGCAGTGCCATTTATGTTTGGAATTTGGGGAGTAGCAGAAAATTTTGTTCCTTGGTTTTTTGGTAATGGTTACAAGCCTGTAGTTATGCTTTTGTACCTTATGAGTCCATTACCATTGGTGATTTGTATCAGTAACATCATGGGATCTCAATATTTAACCCCTTCGGGGCAACGTGCTAGGAGCTCTAAAGGAATTATTGTAGGTGCTATAACAAATTTTATATTGAATTTAATATTGATACATAAATTTGGTGCAAACGGTGCTACAATTGCTAGCCTTGCTGCTGAATGTGTAATTAGCGTTGTTTATGTTCACATGAGCAAAGAATTTATAAACTGGCACCAGATATGGAATGCTCTTTATAAAAAACTGATTGCTGGTTTTGTGATGTTTTTGGGAGTGTTGTTTTTGGGAAAAGGATATCAGGGAAATATAATAATTTCCATGGTTCAGGTCGTGCTAGGTGCAGTGATATATGGAATCATGTTAATTGTACTCAAGGATAAAGTCATATATGACGCATTTAGAACGATAAAAAGAAGGGAATGA
- a CDS encoding LicD family protein, which yields MVDLNIELPKGFLEEEVRCGYTVTRKMKEVWAVELDLLKEFKRVCNKYDLKYCADGGTLLGAIRHQGFIPWDDDLDIAMLRKDFEKLNEVAPAEFKKPYFWQTEETDKGSARGHAQLRNSDTTGIIKNEYEHQRNNNFNQGIFIDIFPFDTVIDSEEKLAEQDLKRMKLLTKYRETLDSDDFFCFKPWIDESGKRHFNLKKVLRHFKHKLLKDSYVPIYNQFINEITKYDTIDDSKYVADLCMPLSLNRIRRFRSDFDNLKEVDFEFLKIPVFVNYDRNLRMLYGNDYMKPVNTNSEHGGLILDTDKSYKWYLEKRR from the coding sequence ATGGTTGATTTGAACATAGAATTACCGAAGGGATTTCTTGAGGAAGAAGTTCGGTGTGGATATACTGTTACACGAAAGATGAAAGAAGTTTGGGCAGTGGAATTGGATTTGCTGAAAGAATTCAAACGTGTTTGCAATAAATATGATTTAAAATATTGTGCAGATGGAGGAACATTACTCGGTGCAATTAGGCATCAAGGATTTATTCCTTGGGATGATGACCTGGATATCGCTATGCTTAGAAAGGATTTTGAAAAACTAAATGAAGTTGCACCAGCGGAATTTAAAAAACCGTATTTCTGGCAGACAGAAGAAACTGATAAAGGATCAGCTAGAGGACATGCACAGTTAAGAAATTCAGATACAACAGGTATTATTAAAAATGAATACGAACATCAAAGAAACAATAACTTTAATCAGGGAATCTTTATTGATATATTTCCATTTGATACAGTTATAGATTCTGAGGAAAAGCTAGCTGAACAAGATTTAAAAAGAATGAAATTACTTACAAAATACAGAGAAACATTGGATTCAGATGATTTCTTTTGCTTTAAGCCATGGATTGATGAGTCGGGAAAAAGACATTTTAATCTAAAAAAAGTATTGCGGCATTTTAAGCATAAGTTGTTAAAAGATTCTTATGTACCAATATACAATCAATTTATAAATGAAATTACAAAGTATGACACTATCGATGATTCTAAATATGTAGCAGATTTGTGTATGCCATTATCACTTAATCGGATTAGACGATTTCGGTCAGATTTTGACAATTTGAAAGAAGTTGATTTTGAATTTCTCAAAATTCCTGTTTTTGTAAACTACGATCGTAATCTGAGAATGTTATATGGCAATGATTATATGAAACCTGTTAATACAAATAGTGAACATGGCGGATTGATTCTAGATACTGATAAGTCATATAAATGGTACCTTGAAAAACGTAGATGA
- a CDS encoding IspD/TarI family cytidylyltransferase, with protein sequence MNVAVLTAGGIGSRAHQDLPKQFLTVENKPILIYTLEAFQQHPSIDEIYVSCLDGWSAVLEAYAKQFNITKLKRIVTGGATGQESIYNGLKAIKEDNEETKDIVVIIHDGNRPMLPQDVITDNLVKQKLFGSAVTVIPTTEVVFVSKDGEESNVALNREELWRTQTPHSYRFDELWTVHNQAIEDGVINMAASCLLMQKYGYTTYFSKGSEKNIKITTVEDIEIFKALLSAKNDEWIKK encoded by the coding sequence ATGAATGTTGCAGTTTTAACAGCAGGTGGTATTGGAAGTAGAGCACACCAAGATCTTCCAAAACAATTCTTAACAGTTGAAAATAAGCCAATTCTCATATATACACTTGAAGCATTTCAACAGCATCCAAGTATTGATGAAATATATGTTTCATGTCTTGATGGATGGAGTGCTGTACTTGAAGCATATGCAAAGCAGTTTAATATTACAAAACTCAAGAGAATTGTTACAGGTGGCGCAACAGGTCAGGAATCTATTTATAATGGATTGAAGGCAATTAAAGAAGATAATGAAGAAACAAAAGATATTGTAGTAATAATTCATGATGGTAATAGACCTATGTTGCCACAGGATGTTATTACAGATAATCTTGTAAAACAAAAATTGTTTGGGTCCGCTGTTACAGTGATTCCGACTACTGAAGTTGTATTTGTGTCAAAAGATGGAGAAGAATCTAATGTAGCACTGAATAGAGAAGAACTTTGGAGAACTCAAACGCCTCATTCGTACAGATTTGATGAATTATGGACTGTTCATAATCAAGCGATTGAAGATGGGGTTATCAATATGGCAGCATCATGTTTGTTGATGCAGAAATATGGTTATACCACTTATTTTTCCAAAGGTTCAGAAAAAAACATAAAAATCACAACAGTAGAGGACATTGAAATTTTTAAAGCATTGCTAAGTGCAAAAAATGACGAGTGGATAAAAAAATGA
- a CDS encoding NAD-dependent epimerase/dehydratase family protein, with translation MMNLKTEEIKVIAELPYSWEKIKDKTILVSGGTGFIGTAFVDVIKYRNQKYNENIKVISFSRRGGESSEYLECIKANVKQPLHYEGKIDYIIHLASNTHPKQYAEDPIGTIMTNIYGCDNLLKLAVEKKARFLLASSVEIYGQGTAIPMNEEYCGYIDCNLARSGYNEAKRTCEALTQSYRSVFGVNAVIARFARVFGADKKHDTKAMSQFMDKAVLGEDIILKSKGQQRYSYCYIADAVSGLLKLLLDGQDGEAYNISNDDDGLTLGEYAEYIASLANLKVRYEIENNESVSKATFALLDTHKIKNIGWKPQYSVKDGLKRTYMIKKEQLTNVD, from the coding sequence ATGATGAATTTGAAAACAGAAGAAATAAAAGTAATAGCTGAGCTTCCATATAGTTGGGAAAAAATTAAAGATAAAACAATTCTAGTATCAGGTGGAACTGGTTTTATAGGCACAGCATTTGTTGATGTTATTAAATATCGAAATCAAAAATATAATGAGAACATAAAGGTAATTTCTTTTTCAAGAAGAGGCGGCGAATCAAGTGAATATCTTGAATGTATAAAGGCAAATGTCAAGCAACCGTTACATTATGAAGGGAAAATAGACTATATTATACATTTGGCTTCTAACACTCACCCAAAACAATACGCAGAAGATCCTATTGGAACAATTATGACAAACATATATGGATGCGACAATTTGTTGAAGTTAGCAGTAGAGAAAAAGGCACGTTTTCTTTTAGCGTCTAGTGTAGAGATTTATGGACAAGGTACAGCAATTCCTATGAATGAAGAATATTGTGGATATATTGATTGTAACCTTGCGAGATCAGGATATAATGAAGCCAAAAGAACTTGTGAGGCGTTAACTCAGTCTTATCGTAGTGTCTTTGGAGTTAATGCTGTAATTGCAAGATTTGCTAGAGTGTTTGGGGCAGACAAAAAACATGATACAAAGGCTATGAGTCAATTCATGGATAAAGCGGTTCTTGGAGAAGACATTATTTTAAAAAGTAAAGGACAGCAAAGATATTCGTATTGCTATATTGCAGATGCTGTAAGTGGACTACTTAAATTACTGTTGGATGGACAAGACGGTGAAGCATATAATATTTCTAATGACGATGATGGGCTAACATTAGGTGAATATGCAGAATATATTGCATCATTGGCTAATTTAAAAGTGCGCTATGAAATAGAAAACAATGAAAGTGTATCTAAAGCGACTTTTGCACTTTTGGATACCCATAAGATTAAGAACATAGGATGGAAGCCTCAATACAGTGTTAAGGATGGGCTGAAACGAACTTATATGATTAAAAAAGAACAACTTACTAATGTGGATTAA
- the glf gene encoding UDP-galactopyranose mutase gives MYNYLVVGSGLYGAIFAHEAKKAGKSVLVIDKRPNIAGNIYTEKIEGINVHKYGAHIFHTNNKRVWEYITQFAEFNRFTNSPVANYKGELYSLPFNMYTFNKMWGVVTPEEASVKIEEQRKEAGITEPKNLEEQAISLVGRDIYEKLIKGYTEKQWGRDCKDLPSFIIKRLPVRLTFDNNYFNALYQGIPVGGYTKMVANLLDGIEVRLNMDYLDNKAELDALADKVVYTGAIDAYFDYKLGTLEYRSVRFETETLDKPNFQGNAAVNYTDRETPWTRIIEHKWFEFGKDEDGNELPKTVISREFSSEWKTGDEPYYPVNDEKNGALYAEYKKLAGAEEKVIFGGRLGEYKYYDMDAVIASALDMCEKELQ, from the coding sequence GTGTACAATTATTTAGTAGTTGGCTCTGGCCTTTATGGCGCAATCTTTGCTCATGAAGCTAAAAAAGCAGGAAAATCAGTGCTGGTGATTGACAAACGTCCAAACATTGCCGGAAATATTTATACAGAGAAAATTGAAGGAATTAATGTACATAAGTATGGTGCACATATTTTCCATACAAATAACAAGAGAGTATGGGAATACATTACGCAGTTTGCGGAATTCAACAGATTTACGAATAGTCCTGTTGCTAATTATAAGGGTGAATTATATAGCCTTCCTTTTAATATGTATACTTTCAATAAGATGTGGGGAGTTGTAACACCAGAGGAAGCTTCAGTAAAGATTGAAGAGCAGCGTAAAGAAGCTGGTATTACAGAGCCAAAGAATCTGGAAGAGCAGGCAATTTCTTTGGTAGGTCGTGATATTTATGAAAAGTTGATCAAAGGTTATACAGAAAAACAGTGGGGGCGTGACTGTAAAGATCTACCGTCTTTTATTATTAAACGTCTCCCGGTACGTTTGACATTTGATAATAACTATTTTAACGCACTGTATCAGGGAATTCCGGTAGGTGGTTATACTAAGATGGTAGCAAATCTTCTGGATGGCATTGAAGTACGTTTGAATATGGATTATCTGGATAATAAAGCAGAGCTGGATGCACTGGCAGATAAAGTTGTATATACAGGTGCTATTGATGCATACTTTGATTATAAGCTGGGAACATTGGAATACCGTTCTGTTCGCTTTGAAACTGAAACACTTGATAAACCGAATTTCCAGGGAAATGCGGCAGTTAATTATACAGATCGAGAAACACCATGGACAAGAATCATAGAGCATAAATGGTTTGAATTTGGTAAAGATGAAGATGGTAATGAACTTCCGAAAACAGTCATCAGTCGTGAATTCAGTTCTGAGTGGAAAACGGGAGATGAGCCGTATTATCCGGTAAATGACGAAAAGAATGGTGCACTTTATGCAGAGTATAAGAAACTTGCTGGTGCTGAAGAAAAAGTAATCTTTGGCGGTCGACTTGGCGAATATAAGTATTATGATATGGATGCAGTTATTGCGTCTGCATTGGATATGTGTGAGAAGGAATTACAGTAA
- a CDS encoding sugar phosphate nucleotidyltransferase has protein sequence MQTTLLIMAAGIGSRFGGGIKQLEPVDETGHIIMDYSIHDAIEAGFNKVVFIIRKDIENEFKEVIGDRIAGICSEHNVTVDYAFQDINDIPGVLPEGRTKPWGTGQAVLAAKDVLTTPFIVINADDYYGKEGFRAVHEYLVNGGQSCMAGFVLKNTLSDNGGVTRGICKMDAENNLTEVVETKNIIKTTEGAEADGMKLDIDSLVSMNMWGLTPDFLKTLEEGFKEFFEKEVPANPLKAEYLIPTFIGELLSEGKISVKALRTNDTWYGMTYKEDVAAVKESFSKMLENGTYKGDLFSDL, from the coding sequence ATGCAAACAACATTACTTATCATGGCAGCCGGTATTGGATCACGATTCGGCGGTGGAATTAAACAGTTAGAGCCGGTAGATGAAACTGGACATATCATTATGGATTATTCGATTCATGATGCAATCGAAGCCGGATTTAACAAGGTGGTTTTTATTATCCGTAAGGATATTGAGAATGAATTCAAAGAAGTCATTGGTGACAGAATTGCAGGTATCTGCAGCGAGCATAATGTGACTGTAGATTATGCTTTTCAGGATATCAATGATATTCCGGGCGTTTTGCCGGAAGGCAGAACGAAACCGTGGGGAACGGGACAGGCTGTTCTTGCGGCGAAGGATGTGCTGACCACTCCGTTTATCGTGATCAATGCGGATGACTATTATGGAAAAGAAGGATTCCGTGCGGTTCATGAATATCTGGTAAATGGTGGTCAGTCCTGTATGGCTGGATTTGTTCTGAAGAATACTTTGTCTGATAATGGTGGAGTTACCCGTGGTATCTGCAAAATGGATGCGGAGAACAACCTGACGGAAGTTGTAGAAACAAAGAACATTATTAAAACCACAGAAGGTGCGGAAGCAGATGGAATGAAATTAGATATTGATTCGCTGGTTTCCATGAATATGTGGGGACTTACTCCGGATTTCCTGAAAACGCTGGAAGAGGGATTTAAAGAATTTTTTGAAAAAGAAGTTCCGGCAAATCCGCTGAAAGCAGAATATCTGATTCCGACATTTATCGGAGAATTGTTGTCAGAAGGAAAGATATCTGTGAAGGCGCTGCGCACCAATGACACCTGGTATGGAATGACTTACAAAGAAGATGTTGCAGCAGTAAAAGAAAGCTTCAGTAAGATGCTGGAGAACGGTACATATAAGGGAGATTTATTCTCTGATCTGTAA
- a CDS encoding Rpn family recombination-promoting nuclease/putative transposase produces MQRRKLEELSLMDDFLFNAMLTHPETGEKFTNKILKLLFNREFKNLRVSVQKVYAGMNTDLRGARLDVCIEGDCVSIEGDEIPSVYDVEPDQNNKAKDIAAFPRRSRFCHAIIDSRSLKSGEDFGKLKQVYVIFICNYDPFGYDRVLYTIKNRCLEEPEMNYDDGAETIVLYTKGTKGTISEGLRQFLNYMENTDQNNAVNEDLKDIQKMVDVVKRDGEVSLQYMKSFEHDQLMYAQGEAAGREDGLRAGRLAEIKNTEREKKRADMAQSRIKELEAELKKYRKKTTV; encoded by the coding sequence ATGCAGAGAAGAAAACTGGAAGAATTGAGTCTGATGGATGATTTCCTGTTTAATGCAATGCTGACTCATCCGGAAACAGGAGAGAAGTTTACCAATAAGATTCTGAAGCTGTTATTTAATCGTGAGTTCAAAAATCTGAGGGTAAGTGTACAGAAGGTTTATGCAGGGATGAATACAGATTTGCGAGGTGCAAGGTTAGATGTCTGTATTGAAGGAGATTGTGTAAGCATTGAAGGTGATGAGATCCCTTCGGTATATGATGTGGAACCGGATCAGAACAATAAGGCAAAAGATATTGCGGCGTTTCCAAGGCGGTCAAGATTCTGTCATGCAATCATTGACAGCAGGAGCCTGAAATCTGGAGAAGATTTTGGTAAGCTGAAGCAGGTATACGTCATCTTTATCTGTAATTATGATCCGTTTGGTTATGACAGAGTATTGTATACGATAAAGAACCGGTGTCTGGAAGAACCAGAGATGAATTATGATGATGGTGCTGAAACTATTGTGTTGTATACAAAAGGAACAAAGGGAACGATATCAGAAGGACTCAGACAGTTTTTGAATTACATGGAGAATACGGACCAGAATAATGCAGTGAATGAAGATTTGAAGGACATCCAGAAAATGGTGGATGTAGTCAAGCGAGACGGGGAGGTGTCATTACAGTATATGAAGAGTTTTGAACATGATCAGTTGATGTATGCGCAGGGTGAAGCTGCTGGACGTGAAGATGGACTTAGAGCAGGGCGTCTGGCAGAAATAAAAAACACAGAACGTGAAAAGAAGCGTGCTGATATGGCGCAGAGCCGGATTAAGGAATTAGAGGCAGAACTGAAGAAATATAGGAAAAAAACTACGGTGTAG
- a CDS encoding VOC family protein: protein MNLLKIHHIAIIVSDYKVAKDFYVNKLGFSVIRENYRPERKDWKLDLRVNEYTELEIFAEENPPKRVNYPEACGLRHLAFCVDSVEQTVKELRELGIECEPIRVDDYTGKKMTFFHDPDGLPLELHE from the coding sequence ATGAACTTATTAAAAATACATCATATTGCAATTATCGTATCTGACTACAAAGTTGCTAAGGATTTCTATGTGAACAAGCTGGGCTTCTCTGTCATCAGAGAAAACTACCGCCCAGAGCGTAAGGATTGGAAGCTGGATCTTCGTGTCAATGAATATACAGAACTGGAGATTTTCGCTGAGGAAAATCCTCCGAAGCGTGTGAACTATCCAGAAGCCTGTGGTCTACGCCATCTTGCGTTCTGCGTAGACAGTGTGGAACAGACAGTGAAAGAGCTGAGGGAATTAGGCATAGAATGTGAGCCGATTCGGGTTGATGATTATACCGGCAAGAAGATGACTTTCTTTCATGACCCGGACGGATTGCCGTTGGAGTTGCATGAGTAA
- a CDS encoding AAA family ATPase encodes MTGKKKLPIGIDIFEKMDREEFYYVDKTGMIEDLIQNRSEVNLFTRPRRFGKSLNMSMMKAFFEIGASPALFKGLKISERKELCEKYMGQFPVISISLKSVEGLDFEAAKKALKDILGEEAGRFYFLTQSSKLTNEEIESYKALLRVGETGDFLMSDTAMEKALLRLSLLLHKHYDKQVILLIDEYDVPLDKAFQYGYYDEMVSLLRNMFGNALKTNPNLYFAVLTGCLRISKESIFTGLNNLKVLTLTDVRFDEYFGFTDTEVKGMLEYYGLSGHYAEVKEWYDGYRFGNVEVYCPWDVINYCDLLRADPNALPQDYWSNTSGNAMVRRFIDKADTQTRDEIERLIAGDEILKEIHQELTYNELDSSIEVMLG; translated from the coding sequence ATGACGGGAAAGAAAAAACTGCCAATAGGAATAGATATTTTTGAAAAAATGGACAGGGAAGAATTCTATTATGTGGATAAAACTGGGATGATCGAAGATCTGATACAGAACAGGAGTGAAGTGAATCTTTTTACCCGTCCGAGGCGTTTTGGTAAATCCTTAAATATGAGTATGATGAAGGCTTTTTTTGAAATTGGCGCTAGTCCTGCATTGTTCAAAGGCTTGAAGATTTCGGAGAGGAAAGAACTTTGTGAGAAATATATGGGACAGTTCCCAGTGATTTCTATCAGTTTAAAGAGTGTGGAAGGACTGGATTTTGAAGCAGCGAAAAAAGCCTTGAAGGATATTTTGGGCGAAGAGGCTGGCAGATTTTATTTCCTTACACAAAGCAGTAAGCTTACAAATGAAGAAATAGAATCTTATAAAGCACTGCTCAGGGTTGGTGAAACAGGAGATTTTCTGATGTCTGATACGGCAATGGAGAAAGCTCTTCTGAGATTATCATTGTTGCTTCATAAACATTATGACAAGCAGGTTATTCTTCTGATTGATGAATACGATGTGCCTCTGGATAAGGCATTTCAGTATGGATATTATGATGAGATGGTGTCTTTGCTCAGAAATATGTTTGGTAATGCATTAAAGACGAATCCGAATCTGTATTTTGCTGTGCTGACAGGATGTCTGAGAATTTCGAAGGAAAGTATCTTTACTGGTCTTAATAATCTGAAAGTGCTGACGCTTACGGATGTGAGATTTGATGAATATTTTGGATTTACGGATACAGAAGTAAAAGGCATGCTGGAATACTATGGATTATCTGGACATTATGCAGAAGTGAAGGAATGGTATGACGGATATCGCTTTGGAAATGTGGAAGTGTATTGTCCGTGGGATGTGATCAATTACTGTGATCTTTTAAGAGCAGATCCGAATGCGCTGCCACAGGATTACTGGTCTAACACAAGTGGAAATGCAATGGTGCGCAGATTTATTGATAAGGCGGATACTCAGACTCGTGATGAGATTGAGCGGCTGATCGCCGGCGATGAGATCTTGAAGGAAATTCATCAGGAATTGACATATAATGAACTGGACAGCAGCATCGAAGTGATGTTGGGTTGA
- the fliB gene encoding flagellin lysine-N-methylase, which produces MQITKPTFYKEFSCIAGACPDTCCAGWQIMIDEKSLQKYRRFKGPFRNRLHNDIDWKEHSFCQYDKRCAFLNEDNLCDIYSEAGKDMLCDTCQKYPRHIEEFEGLREYSLSLSCPEAARIFLSHKEKITFFTREVAAPEETFDDFDYFLFTALMDTRDYLFSVIQDRSIPVRLRRQKLLACAHDFQLSLDKNELFQWEDICGRHQKSGYSEKFLNKIQKWNNDRPVSSEQPCKDSTSDTVSLLALCKQIWRTVIPQMEVLRPGWHTYLRKTLVPLYGSCQNDTELTEIYAAFAHDYSDWAIHEEQLLLYWIYTYFCGAIYDDQIFAKAKMAVICTFMIHELAVGTWLKNGRHFTFEDMISICYRFSRELEHSDPNLNEMERLMDEEDVFDFRNLLTI; this is translated from the coding sequence ATGCAGATAACAAAACCTACTTTTTATAAAGAATTTTCCTGTATCGCAGGTGCCTGTCCCGATACCTGCTGTGCCGGATGGCAGATCATGATCGATGAAAAAAGCCTCCAGAAATACCGTAGATTCAAAGGTCCTTTTCGAAACAGACTTCACAATGACATCGACTGGAAAGAACATTCTTTCTGTCAGTATGACAAACGCTGTGCATTTCTGAATGAAGACAATCTCTGCGATATCTACAGTGAAGCCGGTAAAGATATGTTATGCGACACCTGCCAAAAATATCCACGTCACATTGAAGAATTTGAAGGGCTACGTGAATACTCCCTGTCCCTCTCCTGCCCGGAAGCCGCGAGAATTTTTTTGTCCCACAAAGAAAAAATCACATTCTTCACCAGAGAAGTCGCAGCACCGGAAGAAACTTTCGATGACTTCGATTATTTTCTTTTTACCGCTTTGATGGACACTAGAGATTATCTTTTCTCCGTGATTCAGGATCGCTCCATACCGGTCAGATTGCGTCGTCAGAAACTTCTGGCATGTGCGCATGATTTCCAGCTCAGTCTGGACAAAAATGAGCTGTTCCAGTGGGAAGATATCTGCGGTCGGCATCAAAAATCCGGATATAGCGAGAAATTTCTGAATAAGATCCAGAAATGGAATAACGATCGTCCGGTATCTTCTGAACAGCCCTGCAAAGATTCTACCTCTGATACAGTCTCCCTGCTTGCTCTATGCAAACAGATCTGGCGCACAGTTATCCCACAGATGGAGGTTCTTCGCCCAGGCTGGCATACATATCTTCGGAAAACGCTCGTTCCACTCTATGGCTCCTGCCAAAATGATACGGAACTCACAGAAATTTATGCCGCCTTCGCACACGATTATTCCGACTGGGCCATTCACGAAGAACAGCTTCTCCTCTACTGGATCTACACCTACTTCTGTGGAGCCATTTATGATGATCAGATATTTGCCAAAGCCAAAATGGCTGTCATCTGCACCTTCATGATCCACGAACTTGCCGTAGGAACCTGGTTAAAAAATGGTCGCCATTTTACCTTTGAAGATATGATTTCCATCTGCTATCGATTCTCAAGAGAACTTGAACACTCCGATCCGAATCTCAATGAAATGGAACGCCTGATGGATGAAGAAGATGTGTTTGATTTCAGAAATTTACTCACAATATAA